AGGCAGCGACCGACGATCCGGGCGGCGAGAAACCGTCCGGGGAGGCCATTCCCCATCGCGACCCGCCAATTCAACCCAAGGCAAGCGAAAACAGACCGAAAACCACCGCCTGGTCACCGGGTGTGAATAATGCGGGCTAGGTGCCTGTCGAAGAGGGGAGGTTGGGTGAGGGTGACACGGCTGCGGGGTGCGGCTCGACCCGACGTACCCTCACCCGTCCCGACGAGTCGGGGCCGCAGCGGCGACGGCAGTCGTCACTTCCCAGTCAGACGCAGGAGCGCGATCAGCCACCCTGCGACCAGCGACCCGGCGCATCCCGCCTTGGGGCGCGTGCGTTCGCGCCGCATTCCCTTCTCGATCATCCGCCGAAGATGGGGCGGAACTTCCTCGAGCGAGCCGTATTCCTGGTCGCCGATGCGTATGCGCCTGGTTTCCGTCACCGTTGTGGGCCGCGCGCCCCCCGAGGTCCGCAGCACGATCTCCGGCCCCGGCTCCGACTGCGCGAGCCGCCGGAGGGTCTGCTGTTTGTCCTCGCTTGCGTGCCGCGCATCGAGCTCGATGATTCTGCTGAATGCGGACAGCAGGGCCGCGGCGTGGTCCGGGTAGCGCGCCTTCAGCGCCCGCAACAGGGCCTCGTCGAAGTCTTCGCCTGCATGAGCCGAAGCCAGGGCCTCGGCGATGACGGGCGCCACCCGCACCTTCAACTCGCTGTGGTTGCCCGTGGGCGGCCCCAGGCCGCCGGGCACCAGTGCGACGTGGCACTCCCGGCAGACGATCGCACTCGGGTCGTCGTAGGTGCGAGCGCAGCGCGGACATACCCGCGGCGGTCGCCCGGGTCTCGCAGTGGTCACGATCGGTTCCCTTTCTCCGGCCGCTCACCGCTGTGGGCGGGCAGGACGGTTGGGCGGGACCGAGCGCGCGCCGCGAGAGCGGCGACGCCGCAGGCCGTCCGCGGCGGCCATCCACACGAATTTCGGCAAGGCCGCCAGTCTCGGCACGCGCGACGGCTCGCGCAGGGCGCGCCACAACCATTCCAGCCCCAGCCGCTGCATGAACACCGGCGCCCGCTTGAGCCGCCCCGAGATGACGTCGAAGCTTCCCCCCACTCCGATCGCCACCGCCACCGATAGCTCATCGAGATGACGCCGGATCCACTTCTCCTGCCTGGGCACACCCAGGGCGACGAACAGGATGTCGGGCTTGGCATCGGCGACGCGCTGCACCACCTGCGGCTCCAGCACCTCCTCGAAGTAACCGTGCGCGGTGCCGACGACGCTGAGGCCGGGGTAGCGCTGCTCGAGGTTGCGCGCCGCCTGCGCCGCCACCCCCGGAGCGGCGCCCAGCAGATAGATGGAATAGCCGCGCTCGGCCGCCAGTTCGCAGATGTGGTCCATCAGGTCCACGCCCGACACCCGCTCCCACAGCGGCAGCCCCAGCACCTTCGCCAGCCACACCACGCCGGCGCCGTCGGCGGTCACCAGGTCGGCGGAGCGCAGAATCTCCATCAGCTCGGGGTCGCGCTGCGCGCGCACTAGGGCGGAGGAGTCCGGCGTCACCACGTGGTGGGGCGCGCCCTGCTCCACGAACTCGGTCACGCGGTGCAGGGCGCCCGCGAGGTCGGTGCGGTGCACCGGCACGCCCAGCAGCTCCACCACCGTCTGCCCGGCGGTGTCGGGGTGCGACACGATGCGCGCCGCCAGGTAGAAGCCCACGGCGCCCAGCGCGGCGAGGATCGCCAGCAGCGCCAGCTTGAACAGGAACGAGACCTCGATGATGACCACCAGCAGCAGCCCCACCACGCAGAAGTAGGCGGTCATCGCGTAGAACAGAAGCACCACGTGCCGCAGGCCCACCCCCTCGCGCAGCATGAGCTGGTGCAGGTATTCGGAG
The window above is part of the Armatimonadota bacterium genome. Proteins encoded here:
- a CDS encoding WecB/TagA/CpsF family glycosyltransferase; this translates as LFAAIAYWAYLLGVRIDTVKPPFVHTYAQLGLWSAPVTVGWLLGVMWAIALSRRLPGYTPGLVAIIALTFAAAAALAPGSPAGLTATITFALAGAALGYLGYEFPPPRMTLGSSGHYTLGFALAAVSVIGALKNTAFLVVGLPLLVLAVPILNTTYAAIYASRQGRAALTVAPRSEYLHQLMLREGVGLRHVVLLFYAMTAYFCVVGLLLVVIIEVSFLFKLALLAILAALGAVGFYLAARIVSHPDTAGQTVVELLGVPVHRTDLAGALHRVTEFVEQGAPHHVVTPDSSALVRAQRDPELMEILRSADLVTADGAGVVWLAKVLGLPLWERVSGVDLMDHICELAAERGYSIYLLGAAPGVAAQAARNLEQRYPGLSVVGTAHGYFEEVLEPQVVQRVADAKPDILFVALGVPRQEKWIRRHLDELSVAVAIGVGGSFDVISGRLKRAPVFMQRLGLEWLWRALREPSRVPRLAALPKFVWMAAADGLRRRRSRGARSVPPNRPARPQR